ttgtataagcttcaaatcgtatggtttttagatgtatatttcagaaaaatggaatatccgAGTTACAAGCTctataagaacaaataaaaaatgatttctatcgacgtcggtcctatataccgggtttgtataagcagtgcggagtgtgaggtttaagtttatatacaatctacagcgttgtcatatttagggtctggagtagtcgatcgaatatatcaattatatacagcgtgttactctcgatataagcgccctcgcactggccgaaccctgaagttttctgtatatattatgatgtttcaccgatttttcacacccggctgaaaatttatccctggcatccccgaacgtccctgatcaagaatatatggttaaacgctaccagacccggagtcgggtctgacaacgtcagttttggtctgaaaagtcggtagagtatatcgattcgggtctgtataagcggtcaaacaaatctatatatatatataaacctgttgcaaacagtgattgttaaaatatatatatatatatatatatatatatatatatatatatatatatatctatatatatatatcaatatatatatctatatatatatatatatatatatatatctatataaggataaggacagtccctctcagagaaatactaaccgtagacacgtgtttcgggctttcggccctcatcagtacggtgaacaagtgttaggatgtgcaacacttgaaagaaacaacaaacaaacagagtcaacaacagaagcatatatatatatatatatatatatatatatatatatatatatatatatatatatatatatatatatctactcACACCACGAATGGGCTGGTTGAGATGCATCTAACTGGGAACACAGCCAAACTTGGACTTCACGAAGATCTAATAGAGAAGGCGCAAAAGGAGATGATCTTGTGGACCACGAGAATTGTGAGAAGTTTCCTCAGAAGCAATTGAGTGTTGCCTTGTTCTGAGAGGAACCGGCAACCTCTAAGCCTTACCCTGCAacggtataaatatatatttatatatatatatagtaacaattgaaaagcaggtaaataacattgaaccgaatatatatacatatatatatatatatatgatattggTGTGCAAAATTATCAGACATGGTATAGGAAGTTGACGAACATATTCGAATTATATTAGTatggattatttcaaattgataaatctaCATGTCGTTAACGGTGAAATTAGATATCAGactataattataagttttaaaaatttgtggttctgaaaagaaccgtTTGATATGCAACAACAATTCCTGCTTTATTTGGAACTGGTGTATTTTGTTACTGCTTTAGTTCCTTCGCTGACGGCGTGTTTTGCCAACTCACCGGGCAAGAGAAGGCGCACTGCTGTTTGAATTTCCCTGCTGGTTATTGTCGAACGTTTGTTGTAGTGAGCAAGTCTACTCGCCTCGGCGGCGATGCGttcgaaaatatcattaacGAAACTGTTCATGATGCTCATAGCCTTGCTTGAAATACCCGTATCCGGATGGACTTGTTTCAATACTTTATAAATGTAGATAGCGTAACTTTCCTTCCTCTtgcgtttcttcttcttgtcgcttttagaaatgtttttttgggcCTTGCCAGCTTTCTTGGCAGCTTTTCCGCTAGTTTTAGGAGGCATCTTCAATCGATCAATCTGACGATaagtgaaaactaaaaaattaccttctcagtgtaaactttttatttgagatCGTACCACCTAAATTGACTCCACCTATTTAAGTTCGGGTATATACCCGAACCtacaaacttcaaaagaaaatagaagTTGGTCCCGGGTCATCTCCGACAAAACCATTTAGGAACCATAGCACTGCCTTTCACAACACTGCTGACGCATCACCTGAATAATCAACTGATGGACATTTCATCAAACCCGAAGAATTAAAGCTTAGCACAGAGTTCGATGGACTCTAGCAATGGCGAGTGTCTGCAAAAACTACCGCCATCTCATCGTCTATGGTATTCCAAACATGTCGCAAGCTAGATTGTTGTACATTAACCCTTACTGGTGATGGGATGTTATTTACAACTTGTATGCTCATTATCCTCTTCAAAATGTTATGAAACAGTCGGTGGAATGCTGATTAGagaagagcgatatttcacgaactgtgatttaatcactgagatcagaatgtcacaggtagtcacggttccgaaaaacgaatacagagcgtgacgggatcacagtttgaacatttcacagatcttttcagggcatatcatcgtccgttgcaatcgtaaattatgaaggcagcctgatgtttttattgcttcggaacctttttcgactaacataattgcatatttttatgacaatcccagcatcgtaggcaacttcgcatgctgtaggaagtatttttgtagaactagttaaacaataaatacttgctgcAAACTAATAACTACTgcattactgcataattggtggtggcaataaaattctaattttatgcttatctttgataaacaaccccaaagaaattctttctatattgaagttgtcgaccgaagcaataaatggtactctgtattataaaaaataaacgaaaacacgtcagcgacataataataataggcgaaagaataataacaggcgaaagaccagcaatctttgggctttcttcacaaaagttgatgtaaattatgctacttgtaatttatgcaagttgaaattatctttcaaaatcacctcttcaaatttgaggaaacatttgaaaaatcgatatccttctgttacgttcctaactaaatctgaaataaggaaaagagttgaatatgtaagaaaaatggatgttttcataacaattttgctttgaatgagtgaccaattcgagttgcaaagataaacgaactaaggtttgggtgattcatacaaatattattaacaagcaacctaaacagtgatcacgtcacgctttaatttcactgatatcataaagtaacgttcacgtttcacaacgtgatctagaaatcacggtatcgcttctCTCTAATGCTGGTCATCAGAATCTTTTGCAGTTGAGTGATCGAATTGGAAATAAGACGGCATAATTTGCTTCCAGCTTAAAATAAGCTATTGCGCCAAGATATAGAGGATATCAAAAGACTGATGGAAAATccataatcaaaattgaaattcgtaacgcattttgttggaagaaattaaGTAAGGTTATATTGCACTATTGATATCGGATCTTTAATTTGGGATACCTTATAAGAAATCAATcaattgtataaatgtaaaaaaaaaaagttgtggttctgaaaagaaccgaTTTTAAACTTTGTGAAAAAGATGCTTAAGCACGTTCGCCACGGATACGTCGAGCAAGTTGAATGTCCTTCGGCATAATGGTTACTCTCTTGGCGTGAATGGCACATAAATTTGTATCTTCGAATAGACCGACCAGATAAGCTTCGCTAGCTTCTTGAAGGGCCATCACGGCGGAGCTCTGGAAACGGAGATCGGTCTTGAAGTCTTGGGCAATTTCGCGCACTAACCTTTGGAAAGGAAGTTTGCGAATCAACAGCTCGGTACTTTTCTGATAACGACGGATCTCACGAAGAGCTACGGTACCTGGACGGTAACGATGAGGTTTTTTTACGCCACCAGTAGCGGGTGCACTTTTACGTGCCGCTTTTGTGGCAAGTTGCTTACGCGGTGCCTTTCCGCCAGTGGATTTTCTTGCGGTTTGCTTCGTACGGGCCATCTCGAGTATGGGTATAAACTAGTTGAGGGAAATCTTAGATTCATCTATTTATAGCGGAATAGGTAGGCGGTTCCACTGCACATTCTCGCAATATCATTGGTTGGTCGTGTAGATCTAGTGGTGGGGAAAACTGTGATGGTATAAAAGCCGTATTTTCCGCTAAAACCTTTAGTTAATTCTTGTTATTGTAGTCGTTAACTGAAAAATGACTGGCAGAGGCAAAGGTGGTAAGGGTTTGGGAAAAGGTGGCGCTAAGCGTCACAGGAAAGTTCTACGAGACAATATCCAAGGAATCACGAAGCCCGCTATCAGAAGATTGGCCCGCCGCGGTGGGGTGAAACGTATCTCTGGTTTGATTTACGAAGAAACTAGAGGTGTACTTAAGGTATTCCTAGAAAACGTTATTAGAGACGCTGTAACTTACACCGAACACGCAAAAAGGAAGACTGTAACAGCAATGGACGTCGTATATGCTTTGAAACGCCAAGGTCGTACGTTGTACGGTTTCGGAGGTTAAAtttcaccatcgaaatattgctaTCGGTCCTTTTCAGGACCACAAAGTTAACTTTTTCTCGTTTTTTCCATTACACAAATATCATACAATCCGAAAGCAAACAAAATTCCCACAAAGCCTAAGCCTGTCCGTGAGATGGGCAACCAAATTACTATGACGAGATAATTCTTTTGGAATTCAGCGTTAAGGGTAAACagctaacattttcattcacctaactataaatattatttattaattttttttttacttggaaTTGCTGTGACCATACGATcgcaaaatgtaaaaatattccgAGGACAAACAAAAGtgttatctattcaagtttATAAGCATTTGGTTAGTAGTGCACTAGGAGTAACATTTctcatccaaattttattgccaccttattttatcaatttgaacaaattaagaaatgggcttatataaattattccataaaatattttcacagaatcGATGACGGTAGGCGGCGAtaagatatataattatttcttctgcGCGTTCCGTTCATCAACTTTACATCGACAACAGAATGGTAGAGAGTCGAAACAATTTCGTACCTCGGCATGGGATCATTCGAGGGAAATCCGCTGTAGGATTGAAAAGGCCAGGAGCAGCttccattaaaatgaaaaaacttttcacgatTCACGACCTGAACAAGAAGACCAAAATACGACTTCTGAAGTGCTATGTCTTTCCTGTGCTTCTGTATGGGTGGAGTCATGGACGCTTACTAAAGCTTCGTGTAAGAGGCTTGAAGTATTCGAGATGTGGCTCTACAGAAGAATACTCCGAATCAATTGGACAGAGCACATGACCAATGAGAGGGTTCTAATattagtcaacaagaaaactgaaattgttgacACCGTGAAGAGGAGGAAACTGGAGTACTTGGGCCACATCATGCGGAATGAACAAAGATACAGCCTTCTCCAGCTTATACAGCAGGGCATGGTTGGGGGAAGGAGAGGTCCCGGCAGGAGGAGAATTTCGTGGCTCAGAAATTTGAGGGTCTGGTTCTGGGaaacaacaattggactgtttcgtgcaacagtgaataaggtcacaatagccagaatggtctccaatatccgataacggattggcactatcaagaagaacAAGTTCCGTTCATCCCACCCGTTTGAGTTGATAATTCTCGCTAAGTTAATCCCCTCCGCGTATAACGAGATCACACATTTTCTAATCGAGAAGCCAATTTTCTCATTCCTATCCCGTATTGCACAATATTTCACACACGGTACAATCCATATtatatttacaaagaaaaaacatatatatcaaCCGTTGAACTTATCTCTCATAAGGGTGTCAAATATGAACCGATgggttcatatatatatatatatatatatatatagaatgtttattttttctctttattgtaactgataatttttgttgatatcttgtagaagccctgaggatggattgaataaaatccgaaagctcggcaaagaaaacagagtatttttttggtgttCACACCGATTCCCTGagaaatcattctgtataaatCACGACCATTATTGCGTctaagttatatatatatatatatatatatatatatatatatatatatatatatatatatatatacagaacgCCACAATGCCATGGCTAAGGCATACCATCAGGCCATCGCCATAAAATACGGGTTGCTGAAAACATCCAAAAAAATACATGAATACTTACCTCGGGATTTCATGGAGAATGATAAGGTAAAACTCTACTGGGACCATCCTTTCGCCACGGACAGATCGATTGCCCACAACCGACCTGACATCGTCATCTTCGAAAAAGATCCAAAGAAGGTGACAATACTCGACATAACCATACCAGCGGATGATAATGCTGACAAAGCGCatactgaaaaaattgtcaaatatcatGACCTCGCTTTTGAGCTGAAGGAAATAAACCATCTTACCTCAACAACAATTCTTCCTCTCATCATCACCACCAATGGACTTGTTGAAAAGCATCTGGCGGAAAACACGGAAAGGCTGGGACTTGACGAAAAACTGATTGAAAAAGCACAGAAGGAGGTCATCTTATGGACCACCCGAATAGTCCGAAGTTTCCTGACCACCAGCTGATAAATGTCTTGATCCGACCGATCCGGCATTATCGACAGCCAAACCCTATTaaggtgattaaaaaaaaaaaaaaaaaaaaaaaaaaaaaaatatatatatatatatatttatatatatatatatatatatatcaacaatttttaattcccaatatacaacaatagttataagtatgataaggggtgtgggaaaattgataagtgttataatttcattcttctttatttcatttagtcgacgtttcgatcccgatggggaccatCTTCAGgactacaatagcaatagaaaacagtcaaaaacgtggcaaccacaaaacatgtaaaaatagtatatGTCCCACCTATGTGGGACAGACATCTCAATGGTTAAAGAGTCGATTAACGTTACATAAGAGTGATATCCGGACAATGAACCCACGATGTGCTTTAGCTGtacactcaatgaaaaaggatcataaaattgattttgaaaatacagaagtattatgtacggaaggtaaatataataaaagactgatacaagaaatgatcaacataagaaatcaagaaaatccaataaataaaaaaactgacgtacaaagattaagcaatgtttacacgttcctgttaacatatccaaaccgggaacgattctatgatggaccactagacgaataaaaataagaagaaaaagtaaaccaaagttgacgcgatgcgattctgtgatatgtaccaaagaaaataattaagttaggttagacacactgtttatacttcacatccaattgacaaagaaagattaatccaactgatagagtatttgagactaatttacttaaaaatttgcgttaattgatgaattttaacttattaaggagacaacctcaaattctgtgactgtttttaaagatttgggatagttctttttgtatatgtaattttaattttaattgttaaaattgtagtaaccctgaggaaggaaccaaccagttccgaaagcttggtatgaataaagagtaaaactgaaatccttcttatcagtcgaattcccttaatagattcacgatatatatatatatatatatatatatatatgtatttatcTCAAGGAGCTGAATCTGCCTAAGAACACGATcacatggatgcagaaggctgtgattttgggaaccgtgaatatcttacggaaggtcgtatacccccattgatcaaaaagagggttatccttgatgccttggcgtccggataactctacCAAACCCACTAATGAGTGTTCAGATGTTCATTTCTGTTCTATATTGTTAACAAGTGTCGGGGACGTGGCACATCTTTGTATTAATGCTTTTTGAACAATATTCCTTATTCTTCATATAGGGATCTTGTTTTCGCTGTATATTTCATTACTCCGATCAACAATAACATTGCATAAACCTGCAAATATTCTTCATTGCTCacctctttctttcttcttttcttcaataacagaTTTATGGAAAATCACATTAAGGCACTATTATGAccgttaataacaataaaaattaaatctgtCAGTATGTACTCATCATCATAAACATTTCAGGCTCTCTTCATCGTTCAGCTTAATGACgagttgatggaaatttatactttcgattctatgaccattcaatctgccagtgagttatcagactcatcatcaagacattccatatccattataatataattataatacaatattattataatataataataataatgagtggcgtgtgaagcaactttacctagacattcttccagtg
Above is a window of Harmonia axyridis chromosome X, icHarAxyr1.1, whole genome shotgun sequence DNA encoding:
- the LOC123686229 gene encoding histone H2B-like, which gives rise to MPPKTSGKAAKKAGKAQKNISKSDKKKKRKRKESYAIYIYKVLKQVHPDTGISSKAMSIMNSFVNDIFERIAAEASRLAHYNKRSTITSREIQTAVRLLLPGELAKHAVSEGTKAVTKYTSSK
- the LOC123686221 gene encoding histone H3 encodes the protein MARTKQTARKSTGGKAPRKQLATKAARKSAPATGGVKKPHRYRPGTVALREIRRYQKSTELLIRKLPFQRLVREIAQDFKTDLRFQSSAVMALQEASEAYLVGLFEDTNLCAIHAKRVTIMPKDIQLARRIRGERA
- the LOC123686232 gene encoding histone H4, giving the protein MTGRGKGGKGLGKGGAKRHRKVLRDNIQGITKPAIRRLARRGGVKRISGLIYEETRGVLKVFLENVIRDAVTYTEHAKRKTVTAMDVVYALKRQGRTLYGFGG